Proteins encoded in a region of the Vicia villosa cultivar HV-30 ecotype Madison, WI linkage group LG5, Vvil1.0, whole genome shotgun sequence genome:
- the LOC131607294 gene encoding uncharacterized protein LOC131607294 — protein MAFFNTLLSLSLLLLLSSHLSLSSSSSIHDLLRSKGLPAGLLPEEVKSYTFSENGHLEVFLESPCLTKYENRVYFEQIITANLTYGSLIGVEGLQQEELFVWLPVKDIIVDDPSSGLILFDIGLAYKQLSFSLFEVPPRCKPQGVLKNGVRKEKGFEAVR, from the exons ATGGCATTCTTCAACACTCTCCTCTCCCTCTCTCTCCTCCTTCTCCTCTCTTCCCACCTTTCtctctcctcctcctcctccattCATGACCTTCTCCGCTCCAAAGGCTTACCAGCTGGTCTCTTACCAGAAGAAGTAAAGTCCTACACTTTCTCAGAAAATGGCCACTTAGAAGTGTTCCTTGAATCACCTTGTTTAACAAAGTACGAAAATAGAGTCTACTTTGAACAAATAATCACTGCGAATCTTACATATGGAAGCCTCATTGGTGTTGAAGGTTTGCAACAAGAAGAGCTTTTTGTTTGGTTGCCTGTTAAGGATATCATTGTGGATGATCCTTCTTCTGGTTTGATTCTCTTTGACATTGGTCTTGCTTATAAAcaactctctttctctctctttgaaGTTCCACCTCGTTGTAAACCTCAAG GTGTGTTGAAGAATGGTGTGAGAAAGGAGAAAGGTTTTGAGGCAGTGAGGTAG